From Mya arenaria isolate MELC-2E11 chromosome 1, ASM2691426v1, a single genomic window includes:
- the LOC128235420 gene encoding uncharacterized protein LOC128235420 — translation MDRLFVPLMFVFVAWMTSSVDADIGSNCSATTECDPVNNTATVCDTTANTFVCKVGAGSVCNGTQCVENAVCIQFARVTPTTEPTRKNSALKMLHLVLQFR, via the exons ATG GACCGCCTCTTCGTGCCTctgatgtttgtgtttgttgcttGGATGACATCAAGCGTAGATGCAG ATATCGGAAGCAACTGCTCTGCAACGACGGAATGCGATCCTGTCAACAATACTGCGACCGTTTGTGACACAACAGCTAACACTTTCGTCTGCAAAGTCG GTGCTGGCAGCGTCTGCAACGGAACTCAATGCGTGGAGAATGCTGTATGTATACAGTTTGCACGTGTAACACCGACTACAGAGCCAACTCGGAAAAACTCTGCCTTAAAG ATGCTGCATCTGGTATTGCAGTTTCGTTGA